One Solanum lycopersicum chromosome 2, SLM_r2.1 genomic region harbors:
- the LOC112940977 gene encoding ninja-family protein AFP3-like has translation MEKIEENRENMRNVDLNVACLLNGESSGSQRSVASNLTDLETQQTPNQWESAQEVREKLRYFLHNMPCVVYDSPNGKKTKGYLLYSSVRREDLKIVCSCHANFLTPAEFVKHGGGGDIENPLKYIDIVLA, from the exons ATGGAGAAAATcgaagaaaatagagaaaacaTGAGGAATGTGGATCTGAATGTAGCGTGTTTATTGAACG GTGAATCAAGTGGATCACAGAGAAGTGTTGCTTCAAATTTGACTGATCTTGAAACCCAACAAACACCTAatcaat GGGAAAGTGCTCAAGAAGTCAGAGAGAAGCTGAGGTACTTCTTGCACAACATGCCTTGTGTTGTTTATGACTCACCAAATGGAAAGAAGACTAAAGGATACTTATTATACTCGTCTGTGAGGAGAGAAGATCTAAAGATAGTTTGTAGTTGTCATGCTAATTTTCTAACCCCCGCTGAATTTGTGAAACATGGTGGTGGAGGTGACATTGAAAAccctttaaaatatatagatatagtTCTTGCCTGA